Proteins found in one Saccharomyces mikatae IFO 1815 strain IFO1815 genome assembly, chromosome: 3 genomic segment:
- the STP22 gene encoding ubiquitin-binding ESCRT-I subunit protein STP22 (similar to Saccharomyces cerevisiae STP22 (YCL008C); ancestral locus Anc_1.412), which produces MSTNGKISVPEGVVNWLFKVIQPIYRDGRRTFHDALALLDNFHCLRPRTRVFTHSDGTSQLLLSIYGSIGTGENASSPSSVPVIMWVPTTYPVKPPFISINLENFDMNSISSSLPIQEYIDSNGWIVLPLLDRWDPAAMNLIMVVQELSSLLNEPSPQDRVPSLPPKPNTQIQPEHTNPPLPPKLKSPHIQPPLPPPPPPQPLSITLDLMDIDNADISMTNHHEMLQNLQSVVNELYREDVNYVTDKILARQTVMQDSITRFYEMIAVDKNHIQAVEQEAEQAMHSLNTQIDILTAERAKVQHFSSTSPLDDEDVNSIAVAQTDGLNQLYDLVAKDYALTDTIECLSRMLHRGTVTLDIFVKQGRELARQQFLVRWHIQRITSLLS; this is translated from the coding sequence ATGTCTACAAACGGCAAGATATCTGTTCCTGAGGGGGTAGTCAATTGGTTGTTCAAGGTCATTCAACCCATTTACAGGGACGGAAGAAGAACTTTCCACGATGCATTGGCACTACTGGACAATTTCCATTGTTTGAGGCCAAGAACAAGGGTGTTCACACACTCTGATGGTACTTCGCAACTGCTTTTGTCCATTTATGGGTCAATTGGCACCGGTGAGAATGCCTCGTCTCCTAGCAGTGTTCCTGTGATAATGTGGGTACCCACTACGTATCCAGTAAAACCGCCCTTTATAAGTATaaacttggaaaatttcGACATGAACAGCATCAGTAGTTCCTTGCCGATTCAAGAATACATTGACTCTAATGGCTGGATCGTGCTGCCCTTGCTCGATCGCTGGGATCCTGCCGCAATGAACCTTATAATGGTCGTACAAGAACTGTCCAGTCTCTTGAATGAGCCATCACCTCAAGATCGGGTGCCCAGTCTACCGCCAAAACCGAACACACAAATTCAACCGGAGCACACTAACCCCCCACTTCCCCCGAAGCTCAAGTCTCCACATATACAACCGCCATTGCCTCCTCCCCCACCTCCCCAACCGCTATCCATCACACTCGACCTTATGGACATTGACAATGCAGATATTTCCATGACAAACCACCACGAAATGCTACAAAACTTGCAATCCGTGGTCAATGAATTATACAGAGAGGATGTGAACTACGTAACGGACAAGATACTGGCGAGACAGACAGTTATGCAAGACTCCATTACGAGATTCTATGAAATGATCGCCGTTGACAAGAACCATATACAGGCCGTTGAGCAGGAGGCCGAGCAGGCCATGCATTCGCTAAATACACAAATAGACATCCTGACCGCAGAAAGGGCCAAAGTTCAACACTTTAGCTCAACGTCGCCCCTAGACGACGAGGACGTGAACTCCATAGCAGTAGCACAAACAGATGGACTCAATCAACTGTATGACCTTGTTGCCAAGGACTACGCTCTCACAGACACGATTGAGTGCCTATCGAGGATGCTCCATCGTGGCACTGTTACGCTCGATATCTTTGTCAAGCAGGGTCGTGAATTGGCACGCCAGCAATTCCTTGTGCGATGGCACATTCAACGAATCACCTCACTGTTATCGTGA
- the SGF29 gene encoding Sgf29p (similar to Saccharomyces cerevisiae SGF29 (YCL010C); ancestral locus Anc_1.409), giving the protein MDGYWDVVVSSLQDIYNANEVIPFDDDLQTKQLDFPNMSKDQLQLHLTTFQEHMENVNRVHRILDNVRSNLSLMLNQPREEKDEEKNTEDVEEAEGATTPSSQGKKAVGKVGRSYWTSEYNPNAPILVGSEVAYKPRRGNADGEWIQCEVLKIVADGTRFEVRDPEPDELGNPGKVYKCNWKELLLIPPGVPTKNYPPGTKVLARYPETTTFYPAIVIGTKRDGTCRLRFDGEEEVDKETEVTRRLVLPSPMVSANPAKK; this is encoded by the coding sequence ATGGACGGATATTGGGATGTTGTGGTGTCGTCCTTGCAAGACATATACAATGCTAACGAGGTCATTCCCTTCGATGATGACTTGCAGACTAAGCAACTAGATTTCCCTAATATGTCAAAGGATCAGCTGCAATTGCATCTCACAACATTCCAAGAACATATGGAAAACGTCAACAGAGTGCACCGCATCCTTGACAATGTGCGTTCCAATTTGTCCTTGATGTTGAATCAGCCGcgagaagaaaaggatgaagagaaaaatacgGAAGATGTAGAAGAAGCAGAAGGGGCAACTACGCCATCCTCACAGGGCAAAAAGGCTGTGGGGAAGGTTGGCAGATCGTACTGGACCAGCGAATACAACCCGAATGCTCCTATCTTGGTGGGCTCAGAGGTTGCTTATAAACCTAGAAGGGGCAATGCAGATGGCGAATGGATCCAATGTGAAGTGTTGAAGATAGTAGCAGATGGAACGCGATTTGAAGTAAGAGACCCTGAACCTGATGAATTGGGCAATCCGGGCAAGGTATATAAATGTAATTGGAAAGAACTACTGTTGATTCCACCGGGTGTTCCTACCAAGAACTATCCGCCAGGTACGAAGGTTCTAGCGAGATATCCTGAGACTACTACTTTTTATCCCGCAATCGTCATTGGAACCAAGAGAGATGGCACTTGCAGGCTTCGATTTGatggtgaagaagaggtAGATAAGGAAACAGAGGTAACTCGCCGTCTAGTGCTTCCTTCGCCAATGGTATCAGCGAACCCAGCAAAGAAATAG
- the GBP2 gene encoding single-stranded telomeric DNA-binding/mRNA-binding protein (similar to Saccharomyces cerevisiae GBP2 (YCL011C) and HRB1 (YNL004W); ancestral locus Anc_1.408): MDRELGMYGNDRSRSRSPVRRRLSDERDRYADYNDGNSSGGNSNRRHRRDRGSRFNDRYDQSYGGSRYHDDRDWPPRRGGRGGRGGSRSFRGGRGGGRGRTLGPIVERDLERQFDATKRNFENSIFVRNLTFNCTPEDLKELFGTVGEIVEADIITSKGHHRGMGTVEFTNNEAVQDAISKFDGALFMDRKLMVRQDNPPPEAAREFSKKATKEEIDNGFEVFIINLPYSINWQSLKDMFKECGHVLRADVELDFNGFSRGFGSVIYPTEDEMIRAIDTFNGMEVEGRVLEVREGRFNKRKDNDRYNQKREDLEEARDVKPDLVQDTTAHIDETAAKFTEGVNPGGDRNCFIYCSNLPFSTARSDLFDLFGPIGKINNAELKPQDNGQPTGIAVVEYENLVDADFCIQKLNNYNYGGCSLQISYARRD; this comes from the coding sequence ATGGATAGAGAGCTAGGAATGTATGGTAATGATAGAAGTAGGTCAAGATCACCTGTACGTCGTCGTTTGAGCGATGAAAGGGACAGATATGCCGATTATAACGATGGTAACAGTAGCGGTGGGAATAGTAATCGCCGTCACAGGCGTGATCGAGGCTCCCGTTTTAATGATCGCTACGATCAAAGTTACGGCGGCAGTCGTTATCACGATGATAGGGACTGGCCTCCTCGCCGAGGAGGCCGTGGTGGAAGAGGAGGAAGCAGATCATTTAGAGGGGGACGCGGTGGCGGTAGGGGACGTACTTTAGGCCCAATTGTTGAAAGGGACTTAGAAAGGCAATTTGACGCCACCaagagaaattttgaaaacagcATTTTTGTGAGAAATTTAACCTTCAATTGTACCCCTGAAGACCTTAAAGAATTGTTCGGCACAGTAGGTGAAATTGTGGAAGCTGATATCATTACTTCAAAGGGCCATCATCGTGGTATGGGGACTGTGGAATTTACCAACAATGAAGCTGTTCAAGACGCCATATCGAAATTTGATGGGGCACTTTTTATGGATCGTAAACTTATGGTAAGACAGGATAATCCTCCCCCTGAAGCTGCCAGGGAATTTTCTAAGAAAGCCACCAAGGAAGAAATAGATAATGGGTTTGAAGTATTCATCATTAATTTACCGTATTCTATAAATTGGCAGTCTTTAAAGGATATGTTCAAGGAATGTGGTCATGTATTACGTGCCGATGTAGAATTGGATTTCAATGGATTTTCCAGAGGATTCGGATCTGTCATCTACCCGACAGAGGATGAAATGATAAGAGCTATCGACACATTCAACGGAATGGAAGTGGAAGGTAGAGTTTTGGAAGTCAGAGAAGGCCGTTTTAACAAGAGAAAAGACAATGATCGTTATAACCAGAAACGTGAAGACCTTGAAGAAGCAAGAGACGTTAAACCAGATCTTGTACAAGATACCACCGCCCACATTGATGAAACAGCAGCAAAATTCACTGAGGGTGTCAATCCAGGAGGGGATAGGAACTGTTTCATTTATTGTAGTAATTTACCATTCTCGACAGCAAGAAGCGATTTATTTGACCTATTTGGACCCATCGGTAAAATAAATAACGCAGAATTGAAGCCACAGGATAATGGCCAACCGACTGGCATTGCTGTTGtagaatatgaaaatttaGTAGATGCAGATTTTTGTATTCAGAAATTAAATAATTATAATTATGGTGGTTGCAGCTTACAGATCTCTTATGCTAGACGTGACTAA
- the VMA9 gene encoding H(+)-transporting V0 sector ATPase subunit e (similar to Saccharomyces cerevisiae VMA9 (YCL005W-A); ancestral locus Anc_1.413) gives MSSFYTVVGVFIVVSAMSVLFWIMAPKNNQAVWRSTVILTLAMMFLMWAITFLCQLHPLVAPRRSDLRPEFAE, from the exons ATGAGTAGTTT TTATACTGTTGTCGGTGTTTTCATAGTGGTTAGTGCCATGTCTGTCTTGTTCTGGATAATGGCCCCAAAGAACAACCAAGC CGTTTGGAGGAGTACAGTGATTTTAACATTGGCCATGATGTTTTTGATGTGGGCCATTACGTTTCTATGCCAGCTCCATCCCTTGGTGGCTCCACGCAGGTCAGATTTGAGACCTGAGTTTGCAGAATAA
- the CDC10 gene encoding septin CDC10 (similar to Saccharomyces cerevisiae CDC10 (YCR002C); ancestral locus Anc_1.419) codes for MDSLSSVQPASYVGFDTITNQIEHRLLKKGFQFNIMVVGQSGLGKSTLINTLFASHLIDSATGDDISALPVSKTTEMKISTHTLVEDRVRLNINVIDTPGFGDFIDNSKAWEPIVKYIKEQHSQYLRKELTAQRERFIVDTRVHAILYFLQPNGKELNRLDVEALKRLTEIANVIPVIGKSDTLTLDERAEFRELIQNEFEKYNFKIYPYDSEELTDEELELNRSVRSIIPFAVVGSENEIEINGETFRGRKTRWSAINVEDINQCDFVYLREFLIRTHLQDLIETTSYIHYEGFRARQLIALKENANNRSSAHMSSNATQR; via the coding sequence ATGGATTCTTTGAGCTCAGTACAGCCTGCCTCTTATGTTGGTTTTGACACCATCACAAATCAAATCGAGCATCGTTTGCTAAAGAAAGGTTTTCAATTCAATATAATGGTGGTTGGTCAATCTGGATTGGGTAAAAGTACTTTGATAAACACATTATTTGCTTCGCACTTGATTGATTCTGCCACTGGTGATGATATTTCCGCTCTACCTGTTTCAAAGACAactgaaatgaaaatttccaCTCACACTCTTGTAGAGGACCGTGTTCGCTTGAATATTAATGTTATAGATACACCTGGATTTGGTGACTTTATTGATAATTCTAAAGCTTGGGAACCTATCGTGAAGTATATTAAAGAACAACACTCTCAATACTTACGTAAAGAATTGACAGCTCAACGTGAAAGATTTATTGTTGATACACGGGTTCATGCCATTCTTTATTTCCTGCAACCAAATGGAAAGGAGTTGAATCGCCTTGACGTTGAAGCCTTAAAAAGATTAACAGAAATAGCAAATGTTATACCTGTTATTGGCAAATCGGATACATTGACTTTGGATGAAAGAGCAGAGTTTAGAGAACTAATCCAAAATGAGTTCGAGAAATACAATTTCAAGATTTATCCATATGATTCAGAGGAACTAACTGATGAGGAATTAGAACTCAACAGAAGTGTTAGATCTATAATCCCATTTGCCGTGGTTGGttctgaaaatgaaattgaaataaaCGGTGAGACTTTTCGGGGAAGGAAAACTCGTTGGAGCGCTATTAATGTTGAAGACATCAATCAGTGTgattttgtatatttaAGGGAGTTTTTGATTCGAACTCATCTTCAAGACTTAATTGAAACAACTTCGTATATTCACTATGAAGGATTCAGGGCAAGACAATTAAttgctttgaaagaaaatgcgAATAACCGTTCCTCAGCTCACATGTCTAGCAATGCTACCCAACGTTGA
- the LDB16 gene encoding Ldb16p (similar to Saccharomyces cerevisiae LDB16 (YCL005W); ancestral locus Anc_1.414), translating to MFILDWSVQLCMEVMAPVFRAIVQLPLSIFVWNGFQLVTLPINIPLKLFLGTSLSRLVAHTSTVDLYVVLTLFQYLAVLCAFGSIIGLIFGFVLGVFHSICGVPSVYLSLEWKRWFAPVRIAFERVSTAVVNVMRGQTIAPIPMSMPEQMPKPMRTSNSSKGQSNDEVGVDDTTITHDINGYITPCQTPTNEKIQHYNNDSFNTTTTEEEPTDIWDRSDTYQNSFATNDTLMSLSNRAKLRRNTSDADIVNIKILRRNSR from the coding sequence atGTTTATATTAGACTGGAGCGTGCAGTTATGCATGGAAGTGATGGCGCCCGTCTTTCGTGCCATCGTTCAACTGCCCTTGTCAATTTTCGTATGGAATGGGTTCCAGCTTGTGACATTGCCTATTAACATTCCATTGAAGCTATTTCTAGGAACATCCCTGAGCCGTTTAGTTGCACATACAAGTACAGTGGACTTATATGTAGTTTTGACGTTATTCCAGTACTTAGCCGTGTTGTGTGCTTTTGGTAGCATCATTGGGCTCATCTTCGGATTCGTGCTGGGTGTGTTTCACTCAATTTGTGGAGTACCCAGCGTATACCTTAGTCTAGAATGGAAGCGGTGGTTTGCACCGGTACGCATAGCCTTTGAACGTGTCTCCACTGCCGTTGTGAACGTGATGCGAGGACAAACTATTGCACCAATACCGATGTCTATGCCCGAGCAGATGCCCAAGCCTATGCGTACATCAAATTCTAGCAAGGGACAATCCAATGATGAGGTTGGAGTCGACGATACGACTATAACTCATGACATAAACGGTTATATTACTCCTTGCCAAACGCCCACTAACGAAAAAATTCAGCATTATAACAATGATTCATTTAATACGACTACTACAGAAGAGGAGCCCACTGATATTTGGGACAGGTCTGATACCTACCAAAACTCATTTGCGACCAATGACACTTTGATGTCTCTTTCTAACAGAGCGAAACTTCGAAGAAATACCAGTGATGCGGATATCGTTAATATCAAGATTTTGAGAAGGAATTCAAGATGA
- the SMKI03G0570 gene encoding uncharacterized protein (similar to Saccharomyces cerevisiae YCL002C; ancestral locus Anc_1.416): MFVVVLQALAGFLSIIAMLYQKRYNKLHRSIYGLSYDLYLLDLVGSGLYLYCALHYCYSPLIREQLSKRFPLFYPLNEASSVPISSSLFLKDFFVFFCCLLVLRQLYYYRSTKHIYQGISITSTLFVSFFVMLGIFTYGCSIFNLPLKDSGKFGVFYLDHINYLWVMANLLKSFKYIPQMSINWMGCSTIGLSSKYVVISFFAEFIDLVGRLLIPTSASFYKLPFNSTPFWVKLVQFITLLVILFQVQYIYVGRKPRLPKGKL; encoded by the exons ATGTTTGTGGTCGTTCTACAGGCTCTGGCAGGTTTTTTATCA ATCATCGCCATGCTATACCAGAAACGCTATAATAAACTTCATCGATCTATTTATGGTCTGTCATACGACTTATATTTGTTAGATCTTGTTGGTAGTGGCCTGTATTTGTATTGCGCTTTGcattattgttattcaCCTTTGATAAGAGAGCAGCTATCCAAAAgatttcctcttttttatcCATTGAATGAGGCTAGCAGTGTACCTATATCTAGCTCTCTCTTTTTAAAAGactttttcgttttcttttgctgcTTGCTTGTTTTGAGGCagttatattattatagaTCAACTAAACATATCTATCAGGGTATCTCCATCACTTCCACCCTATTCGTAAGTTTCTTCGTTATGTTGGGAATATTTACTTATGGATGCtctattttcaatttaCCACTGAAGGACTCAGGTAAATTCGGCGTTTTTTATCTGGATCACATAAACTATTTATGGGTGATGGCAAATCTACTTAAAAGTTTCAAGTATATTCCCCAAATGAGTATCAACTGGATGGGGTGTTCAACGATAGGATTATCATCAAAGTATGTCGTGATATCATTTTTTGCTGAGTTTATCGATTTAGTAGGTAGACTACTAATACCGACCAGTGCGTCGTTTTATAAACTCCCATTTAATTCTACGCCTTTTTGGGTCAAGTTGGTGCAATTTATCACCTTATTAGTCATACTTTTCCAGGTTCAGTATATTTATGTTGGACGGAAACCGCGATTGCCAAAAGGGAAGCTTTAA
- the PGS1 gene encoding CDP-diacylglycerol--glycerol-3-phosphate 3-phosphatidyltransferase (similar to Saccharomyces cerevisiae PGS1 (YCL004W); ancestral locus Anc_1.415): MTTRLLQLTRPPYRLLSSPFQKNFKLHRQMSVATPSPCSSYLTTITKSLEQNLHTCFHFQANEIDIIESPSQFYSLLKSKILSSQNRIFIASLYLGKSETELVDCISQALSKNPNLKVSFLLDGLRGTRELPSTCSATLLSSLVAKYGSQRVDCRLYKTPAYHGWKKVLVPKRFNEGLGLQHMKIYGFDNEVILSGANLSNDYFTNRQDRYYLFKSRNFSNYYFKLHQLISSFSYQILKPAIDNNVNIIWPDSNPTIEPSRNKRRFLKEASQLLDSFLQNSKQNPPVTSTDHFSTIVYPISQFTPLFPKYNDKSTEKSTIISLLSNITNNAISWTFTAGYFNILPDIKAKLLATPVSEANVITASPFANGFYQSKGVSSNLPGAYLYLSKKFLQDVSRHSQDHAITLREWQRGVVNKPNGWSYHAKGIWLSTRDKNDGNSWEPFVTVVGSSNYTRRAYSLDLESNALIITRDEELRKKMKAELDNLLKYTKAVNLKDFQSDPERHVGTGVKIATSVLGKKL; this comes from the coding sequence ATGACGACTCGTTTGCTCCAACTTACTCGTCCTCCCTACAGATTATTGTCCTCGCCTTTTCAGAAAAACTTCAAGTTACATAGACAAATGTCTGTTGCGACCCCTTCTCCTTGTAGCAGTTATTTGACCACTATCACTAAGTCCCTGGAACAGAACTTACACACAtgctttcattttcaagcAAACGAAATCGATATTATCGAATCTCCGTCCCAGTTTTACAGCCTTCTGAAGTCGAAAATTCTTAGCTCACAAAACAGAATCTTTATTGCCTCTCTGTATTTGGGCAAAAGTGAGACCGAGCTGGTGGACTGTATATCTCAGGCTTTGTCCAAAAACCCGAATTTGAAAGTTTCCTTTCTACTAGATGGTCTTCGAGGAACGAGAGAATTACCTTCCACTTGTTCTGCCACTTTGTTATCGTCTTTAGTAGCCAAATATGGGTCCCAAAGAGTGGATTGCCGATTGTACAAGACTCCTGCTTACCATGGTTGGAAAAAGGTCTTGGTTCCTAAAAGATTCAATGAAGGTTTAGGCTTACAACATATGAAAATATATGGGTTCGATAATGAGGTTATTCTTTCAGGAGCCAATCTTTCCAATGACTATTTTACTAACAGACAGGACAGATATTATCTCTTCAAATCCAGGAATTTCTCCAATTACTACTTTAAACTACATCAACTCATAAGTTCTTTCAGTTACCAGATTTTAAAGCCAGCAAtagataataatgttaaCATCATTTGGCCAGATTCTAACCCTACCATTGAACCATCgagaaataaaagaaggTTCTTGAAGGAAGCATCGCAACTACTCGACAGCTTTTTACAAAATTCTAAACAAAACCCTCCAGTTACTTCAACGGACCATTTCTCCACAATAGTTTATCCTATCTCCCAATTTACCCCTCTTTTCCCCAAATATAATGATAAATCAACTGAAAAGTCAACAATAATATCACTACTCTCGAACATCACAAACAATGCCATATCTTGGACATTTACTGCAGGATACTTTAATATCCTTCCAGATATTAAAGCTAAACTGTTAGCAACACCTGTTTCTGAAGCAAATGTAATAACAGCTTCCCCATTTGCAAACGGCTTTTACCAGTCGAAGGGTGTCTCATCAAATTTACCTGGTGCGTACTTATACTTATcgaaaaaatttcttcaagatGTTTCTAGACACAGTCAAGACCATGCCATTACGTTAAGAGAATGGCAAAGAGGCGTTGTCAATAAACCTAATGGTTGGTCGTATCACGCAAAAGGTATTTGGCTTTCTACTCGTGATAAGAATGATGGTAATAGTTGGGAACCATTCGTCACAGTAGTAGGATCTTCCAATTACACCAGAAGGGCCTATTCGCTAGATTTAGAATCAAACGCTCTCATTATTACAAGGGACGAAGagttaagaaaaaaaatgaaagctGAATTAGATAATTTATTAAAATACACAAAGGCTGTAAATTTAAAAGATTTCCAGTCAGACCCAGAAAGGCATGTAGGTACCGGTGTAAAGATAGCTACCTCCGTTTTGGGAAAGAAGCTCTAG
- the ILV6 gene encoding acetolactate synthase regulatory subunit (similar to Saccharomyces cerevisiae ILV6 (YCL009C); ancestral locus Anc_1.411) — protein sequence MLRSLLQSSHRKVVASSCATMVRCSSSSTSALAYKQMHRHAARPPLPTLDTPSWNANSAVSSIIYETPTPSRQPRKQHVLNCLVQNEPGVLSRISGTLAARGFNIDSLVVCNTEVKDLSRMTIVLQGQDGVIEQARRQIEDLVPVYAVLDYTNSEIIKRELVMARISLLGTEYFEDLLLHHHTSTNAGGADSNELVAEIRGKQFHPANLPASEVLRLKHEHLNDITNLTNNFGGRVVDISETSCIVELSAKPTRISAFLKLVEPFGVLECARSGMMALPRTPLKTSAEEAADEDEKINEIVDISQLPPG from the coding sequence ATGCTGAGATCGTTATTGCAAAGTAGCCACCGCAAAGTGGTTGCTTCTTCATGTGCCACTATGGTACGTTGCAGTTCCTCGTCGACCTCCGCGTTGGCTTATAAGCAGATGCATAGACATGCTGCGAGACCACCCCTACCTACATTAGACACCCCTTCCTGGAATGCCAATAGTGCCGTTTCCTCCATCATATACGAGACGCCAACACCTTCTCGTCAACCAAGAAAGCAACATGTCTTGAATTGTTTGGTGCAAAATGAACCCGGTGTCTTGTCCAGAATCTCAGGTACCTTAGCTGCTAGAGGTTTCAACATCGATTCATTGGTAGTGTGCAACACTGAGGTCAAGGACCTCAGTAGAATGACCATCGTCTTGCAAGGACAAGATGGTGTCATCGAGCAGGCACGCAGACAAATCGAGGATTTGGTTCCCGTCTACGCCGTTCTGGACTACACCAACTCTGAGATCATTAAAAGAGAGTTGGTCATGGCCAGAATCTCTCTCTTGGGTACAGAATACTTTGAAGATCTACTGTTGCATCATCACACTTCCACAAACGCTGGCGGTGCCGACTCCAACGAATTGGTTGCCGAAATCAGAGGAAAGCAATTTCACCCTGCTAACTTGCCTGCCAGTGAAGTGTTAAGGTTGAAACATGAACATTTGAACGACATCACCAACTTGACCAACAACTTCGGTGGTCGTGTCGTCGACATCAGCGAAACAAGCTGTATTGTGGAATTATCTGCAAAGCCCACACGTATTTCTGCCTTCTTGAAGTTGGTTGAGCCATTCGGTGTTCTAGAGTGTGCAAGAAGCGGTATGATGGCATTGCCAAGAACTCCCTTGAAGACAAGCGCCGAAGAGGCCGCTGACGAAGACGAAAAGATCAACGAAATTGTCGACATCTCCCAACTGCCACCTGGTTAA
- the RER1 gene encoding protein retrieval receptor (similar to Saccharomyces cerevisiae RER1 (YCL001W); ancestral locus Anc_1.417), which yields MDYDSSDTMNDGSSNVLIVKLNTAKLLYQHYLDKVTPHSRERWAVLGGLLCLFMLRITMAEGWYVICYGLSLFLLNQFLAFLTPKFDMSLQQDEENNELEAGEKSEEFRPFIRRLPEFKFWYNSIKATVISLVLSLFSIFDIPVYWPILLMYFILLFFLTMRRQIQHMVKYRYIPLDIGKKKYSHPSN from the coding sequence ATGGATTACGATAGCTCTGATACGATGAACGATGGTTCAAGCAATGTCCTAATCGTCAAGTTGAACACCGCGAAGCTGTTATATCAACATTATTTGGATAAAGTCACTCCTCACTCTAGGGAGAGATGGGCTGTATTGGGTGGGCTGTTGTGTTTGTTTATGCTGCGTATTACAATGGCTGAAGGCTGGTATGTGATTTGTTATGGTCTAAGTTTATTCTTGTTAAATCAGTTTCTAGCTTTTTTGACCCCAAAATTCGACATGTCTTTACAgcaagatgaagaaaacaatgaattGGAAGCTGGAGAAAAATCAGAGGAATTTCGCCCATTCATTAGAAGACTACCGGAGTTCAAGTTTTGGTATAACAGCATTAAAGCCACTGTTATCTCTTTAGTATTATCACTATTTTCGATCTTTGATATTCCAGTTTATTGGCCAATTTTGCTAATGTACTTCATACtgttattctttttaactATGAGAAGACAAATCCAACACATGGTaaaatatagatatatacCTTTGGATATCGGTAAGAAGAAATATTCACATCCTTCTAACTGA
- the MRPL32 gene encoding mitochondrial 54S ribosomal protein bL32m (similar to Saccharomyces cerevisiae MRPL32 (YCR003W); ancestral locus Anc_1.420), with protein MNSLIFGKHLALHKIVPANVIGWFTPLGNPSMLAPGQKQLGSIRDWLRNKLQRDHKESEDRDFLSNNGILLAVPKKKVSHQKKRQKLYGPGKKQLKMIHHLNKCPSCGHYKRANTLCMYCVGQIRHVWKMHTTTEEVKPRQEEELSELDHRVLYPGKRQTKYAKDLNNKDDYLERRIRTLKKE; from the coding sequence ATGAATTCCTTGATTTTTGGTAAGCACTTAGCACTTCATAAAATTGTGCCTGCCAATGTAATTGGATGGTTCACGCCGTTGGGGAACCCTTCAATGTTAGCCCCAGGTCAAAAACAACTGGGATCTATCCGTGATTGGTTGAGAAATAAGCTTCAAAGAGATCACAAAGAGTCCGAAGACAGAGATTTTTTATCTAATAATGGTATATTACTGGCAGtcccaaagaaaaaagtatcgcaccaaaagaaaagacaaaaacTATATGGCCCAGGCAAGAAGCAATTAAAGATGATTCATCACTTGAATAAATGTCCATCATGTGGTCATTATAAGAGGGCAAACACACTGTGCATGTACTGTGTTGGACAGATACGCCATGTATGGAAGATGCATACCACCACAGAAGAAGTTAAGCCTAGACAAGAGGAGGAACTTTCTGAACTGGACCATAGGGTTTTATACCCTGGTAAAAGACAAACCAAATATGCCAAGGATCTGAATAATAAAGATGATTATTTGGAACGCCGCATTCgaactttgaaaaaggagTAG